A segment of the Mogibacterium diversum genome:
GCTCAGGATACTTTGCCTTTAGTGTAGCAGGAACTCCAAGCGAAGCTTCGCGCGACTCAACTGGATTAATCAGGTAGTTCTTAATCTTCTCGAGCTCTTTATTGGATAGCTCACCCTCTAGGATATATATAACCGCTGACTTTACTGTCGGCTTCTCGTCTGGAGCGATAAACTGTAGGCACTCCTCTGCTGAGCTCGCTCTCTGGTCGAACTGGCCAGGTAGGTACTCTACAGCGATTACAACCTGTTTACGAAAGTCCATATCCGTGTAGCTAGTATCAGTTGGCGGTTCTGAAAAAATCGTTCCGCGAGCCTCTTCAAAAGCCTTATCTGATAAGTCCTCGATTAGGTATCTATTGATCACTCTGATGTTCGTCAAGCTCGCAATCTGCAGGTTTTCTCTGAACTCCTTGATAAGCTCATTTGCCCTATTTGCGAATTCCGGCTTCTTCTCTACGTATAAAGCTTTGACCATGCCATTACTCCTGTCTCTAATCAGTCATTTATTATTGTTATAGTTTTAAATATAAGTGCTTAGTTAAGCGTCCGTTATCTTCGTGCTGCGAGCGCCTTCGCTCCGATATCTCTTCTAAAATACATATTATCGAAATGCACTTCTCCTAGCTTCGCATAGGCTTTATCCACCGCTTCATCGAGTGTCGGAGCTGTCTCAACCACACCGAGCACTCTGCCGCCGCTTGTCACCTGCTTGCCATCTTTGAGCTTACTGCCTGCAATGTATATGTGCTCATGCTCCTCCGGAAGCTTTATCTCAAATCCCTTTTCATATGATGCAGGGTATCCATCTGAGGCAGCTACTACGCAGCATGCGGCTTCATCTCTAAATGAGAACTTCACATCAGCCAGTGTGCCGTCTGTAGTCGCCCTCATGATTTCTAGAAGGTCTCCCTCTAGGAGTGGAAGCACCACCTGTGTCTCAGGATCGCCAAATCTACTGTTGTATTCGATGACCTTCGGTCCATCCTTGGTGAGCATGAGACCAAAGTAAAGGCAGCCCTTAAAAGCCCTTCCCTCAGCTGCCATAGCTTCAATAGTAGGCCTAAATATCTGCTCCATGCACTGCTCGCTAATCTCCTCTGTGTAGTAAGGGTTAGGAGCAACGGTGCCCATGCCTCCAGTATTTAGTCCCTTGTCTCCATCTAGAGCTCTCTTGTGGTCCATCGAGGAAACCATCGGTCTAACTACCTTGCCGTCAGTGAACGATAGCACGCTTACCTCAGGACCTTCTAGAAATTCCTCTATGACTACAGTGTCTCCGCTCGCGCCGAACTTATGGTCTTCCATTATTGTGCGGAGTCCATCTCTAGCCTCTTCGCGAGTTTCAGCAATGATTACACCCTTACCTAGCGCAAGCCCATCAGCCTTGATTACCGTCGGAATCGGGCAAGTTTCGATGTATTCGAGAGCAGCTTTCATATCGCTGAAAATCTCATACTCAGCAGTCGGTATTTCATACTTCTTCATGAGCTTCTTGGAAAACGCTTTACTTCCCTCTATAATCGCCGCTGCTTTATTTGGACCGAAGCAGGGAATTCCCTTTTCTTCGAGCATGTCCACGAGTCCAAGAACTAGCGGATCGTCGGGAGCTACGACAACGTAGTCTAGCTTTTTTTCTACTGCAAAATCGACAATCGCATCCAGGTCTTTTGCACCAATCGCCACGCATTCCGCATCTTCAGCTATACCGCCGTTACCTGGCAGTGCATAGATATGCGATACATCATTGCTACGCTTTAGACTCCTGATTATGGCGTGCTCTCTACCGCCGCCACCAATTACTGCAATATTCATTATCCTCTCCTTGCCACTATCTCTGCTGCGACCTTTTCGACTGCCGCCGGTAGAAGTTTCCACTCAGCTTCCTCCATAACTCGTCTCTGGAGAATTTCTGGCGTGTCGCCATCCTTAACATCTACTGCACGCTGAGCGATAATCTTGCCACCATCCGTAACTTCATTTACGAAATGAACAGTTGCACCTGTCACCTTTACACCGTATGAAAGTGCGGCCTCGTGAACGCGAAGTCCGTAGAAGCCGTCGCCACAAAATGACGGAATGAGTGATGGATGCACATTGATAATCCTGTCTGGGTATCTGCTGACAAAATCGCTGCTAAGGATCTTAAGAAATCCCGCCAGCACGATGATGTCTATCTCATGCTCATCTAGAAGTTTTATTAGATCCTGCTCAAAATTCTCCTTGCCGATATAAACATGCTTTATACCTGCTCTCTCAGCTCTATCAAGACCTCCCGCATTCTTGCGAGACGAAGCTACCAGTGCGAGCTCCACATGCGGAAGCTCACCTTCTGCCAACCTATCTATGATAGCCTGCAGGTTGGTGCCTCCTCCAGATATTAGAACTGCGACCCTTGCAAAACTACTCATCTTCACTCCTTGCCGTGTATATGCAAGGCTAATTATCCTTCGATAATTACGCCTTCGTCTCCTTTAACGATTTCTCCGATTACATACGCCTTCTCGCCAGCACCGTTTATGATCTCGAGTGCCCTCTCAGAGTCCTCACGAGGCACAACTACAGTCATGCCAATACCCATATTGTAAGTGTTGAACATGTCGCGCTCTGGGATGTTTCCTGTCTCAGCTAGAACCTTGAAAATCGCTGGTATCTCAAGACTGTTCTTGTCTATCTTAGCTGTCATGCCTTCTGGCAGTGCGCGAGGGATGTTCTCATAAAAACCTCCGCCTGTGATATGCATTACTGCGTGCGGAGTCATCTCCTTGAATAGCTCAGTCATCGGCTTCACGTAAATCTTAGTTGGCTCGATAAGTGCCTCTCCTAGGGACTTTCCTCCGAGATCGTCTCTCTTTGCCGTGAGATCTACGTTCTCAACGTCGAAAACCTTTCTGACTAGCGAATATCCATTTGAATGAATTCCCGATGATGCGATTCCGATTATGACATCGCCCTCGCTCACCTTCTCTATATCGATAACCTTGCTCTTATCTACGATTCCAACCGCAAATCCAGCTAGGTCATACTCGTCTTCAGGATAGAAGCCTGGCATCTCAGCCGTCTCGCCACCGATTAGGCAGCACTCGGACTGGATACAGCCATCGGCAACACCCTTTACTATGGATGCTATTTTCTCAGGAACGTTCTTGCCACAAGCTATATAGTCGAGGAAGAACAGGGGCTTTGCACCCACACAGATGATGTCGTTAACACACATCGCAACGCAGTCGATGCCCACCGTGTCGTGCTTGTCCTGCAGGAAAGCAAGCTTGAGCTTAGTTCCCACGCCGTCGGTTCCACTGACTAGGATTGGCTCGCTCATGCCTGTGAGATCTGGCTGCAGCAGTCCGCCGAAGCCACCTACAGGAGCTGTATTTCCGAACTTCATGGTCTTGCCCACGTGCTCCTTCATGAGCTCTACCGCTCTATATCCGCTGGTGATATCTACTCCCGCTTCCTTGTAGCTCTCGCTCTGGCTCTTCATCTTAGTTCTCCTTTTTCTTGCTTTCG
Coding sequences within it:
- the purD gene encoding phosphoribosylamine--glycine ligase; protein product: METSTGGSRKGRSRDSGKERIMNIAVIGGGGREHAIIRSLKRSNDVSHIYALPGNGGIAEDAECVAIGAKDLDAIVDFAVEKKLDYVVVAPDDPLVLGLVDMLEEKGIPCFGPNKAAAIIEGSKAFSKKLMKKYEIPTAEYEIFSDMKAALEYIETCPIPTVIKADGLALGKGVIIAETREEARDGLRTIMEDHKFGASGDTVVIEEFLEGPEVSVLSFTDGKVVRPMVSSMDHKRALDGDKGLNTGGMGTVAPNPYYTEEISEQCMEQIFRPTIEAMAAEGRAFKGCLYFGLMLTKDGPKVIEYNSRFGDPETQVVLPLLEGDLLEIMRATTDGTLADVKFSFRDEAACCVVAASDGYPASYEKGFEIKLPEEHEHIYIAGSKLKDGKQVTSGGRVLGVVETAPTLDEAVDKAYAKLGEVHFDNMYFRRDIGAKALAARR
- the purN gene encoding phosphoribosylglycinamide formyltransferase; the protein is MSSFARVAVLISGGGTNLQAIIDRLAEGELPHVELALVASSRKNAGGLDRAERAGIKHVYIGKENFEQDLIKLLDEHEIDIIVLAGFLKILSSDFVSRYPDRIINVHPSLIPSFCGDGFYGLRVHEAALSYGVKVTGATVHFVNEVTDGGKIIAQRAVDVKDGDTPEILQRRVMEEAEWKLLPAAVEKVAAEIVARRG
- the purM gene encoding phosphoribosylformylglycinamidine cyclo-ligase, encoding MKSQSESYKEAGVDITSGYRAVELMKEHVGKTMKFGNTAPVGGFGGLLQPDLTGMSEPILVSGTDGVGTKLKLAFLQDKHDTVGIDCVAMCVNDIICVGAKPLFFLDYIACGKNVPEKIASIVKGVADGCIQSECCLIGGETAEMPGFYPEDEYDLAGFAVGIVDKSKVIDIEKVSEGDVIIGIASSGIHSNGYSLVRKVFDVENVDLTAKRDDLGGKSLGEALIEPTKIYVKPMTELFKEMTPHAVMHITGGGFYENIPRALPEGMTAKIDKNSLEIPAIFKVLAETGNIPERDMFNTYNMGIGMTVVVPREDSERALEIINGAGEKAYVIGEIVKGDEGVIIEG